The stretch of DNA GGCCTTGATGCTGTTTGCGAGGTGAGGATACTATGTGACATGTAACCCTAAGATATCAATTCTGATGACTTCGTTAGATTTCACTCTGGTCGAGAGACCTTGCCAAATTCAAAtacttctttcccttcgTTTAAGAGTCGTCGTGACTGGTATCCCATACGTCTCTTTGTCACCCCCCAGAGTAATTATGTGCGTCTCAAGTATGGTACGCTCAATGCTAGTGTTCGTCAAGCTCTATTACCTTGCGATATACATTGCAAAGCTTCAACCCATACGTCCCGCAAATCCGGAGCGCAGCTGGCTGAACAGGGCGGAGCgccagaggaggagatttCCAGACATGGTCGGTTGGCCCTGGTCATCTTGCGCCAGATGCAGGAGGAAAGGTTTTCCTTTGCTGTACGTCAGGGTTGGGAGCTGGCAATAACATGCCGAATATTGACTTTGTCTACTTTTTGGGAACGCCTTGGGACCTATTTGAAGTCAttcaaggaggaggtggtgtaCAACAAGGCCTCTCCGCAATTCTCAATATCGACTACCTTCTTTTGAACCAGGAAACGACATCACTCCATGGCGCATCATGAACGACGTACCTCAGCCACTTCCCACTGAAGGCTATGGGGGTTCTTGCTGGCTTTCCTAGCAAGAAGGGTGCCTACTACCTTCCTCGTGATGTCGATGTGCCGAAGGAGTTGAGTGATATGGTCTTCCCTTGGCGCGACGACACGTAACTGTTTTCTTTTACAAGTACGAATAGAGATGGATAGGCTGACATTATCTTCACAGTGAAGCAGAGCTTAATGATCCCAACCGTCAGGAAGACGACAGGGCCGGCCGCGCCTTCCGTGAGAGCTCTTGCGTTATTTGAGCAAGGTCGTCGTTCAACacgctcctttccttcgcCGAGTTGTTCCCGATCTGTATGTCTGGAAGGAACCTCTCTTTTCAGCCCCGTCGTATGTCGCTTTTGAAGCTAAGGCTCTTGCCGAGGCTGAAATCGCACAGACGACGATGAGTCAGCAGATAAGGCAGGTGATGCCTGAGTTGGCGGATTTTATCTCCACCAATTTTAAGGCGGTGTTTGATGTGCTTAGGAAAATCGATGCTAAAGGCCAGGACACGAATGCATCGCTTGCCGTCACAACTCTGGAAGAACCCTTTTGGACACTCTTGAAGTATTTCGAGATATGCTGGGGGGGGATATGGACACCAGACGATCGACCACTGGCTATGTGTTCAAGGTTTATGGGGGAGTTGTGGCATGGAGGAGCAAACGGCAGTCAACTGTGGCGCTATCAACGATGGAGGCTGAATACATGGCCACCACCGATGCAGCTCGACAAGCCCTTTGGCTGCAGGGGTGATGACGCCACCTTTATCGTCGCAATCGATGGCAACTTCAGCCCATTTCCGTCCATCGCATGCAGAGAAAAATGATTACAAGGAAACCTTCCCTTGGCAAGGACGAGAACGCAGTAGGAAACTTTATGTAACTGAACCTCTGGTGGATACTGATGTTAATCAGGCATGTTCTGATTCTTGGAAGGCCAAAGACGGTGGAGCTGGGGAAGGCAGCTTTCAAGGCAAATCCGACACTGGGTTGATGGGTTTGACCTGTCGTCATGACGTCTGTCTTTGTCTGATTAACCTGACAAAAGGGGGAAGGTTTATTCCCCATGCTTCTTTATTGTAATGGCGCGTCCTGATAAAGTTTTCCTTAAATTACATTATCCGTACGCGTTTGTCTGTTGTCCTCTCCAAGTACCTTTCATCTACTTAAGctatcctcttccggcATTGGTCTGGCTGTCTACTAAAAGAGACCCGCAGATCATTTTTGTCCCTAACCTGTTGAAGGCTATtgccagaagaagatagccCCCCTGACAGTATAATGGATCGTTACTGCAAGGCGTCGACCCTTCGGCCAAAGTCGGTTTGCTTTACGACATAGGTTGCAACTTTCTTGCACACCTGATACGTATGAGTCTTTTTGTGCAATAAAGCTAGTGGTAATGTATTCATGAACGAGAATGACAAGGGAGGAAGTAGTGGCAAGGACGAAGAAAGTAACAGCGATGGGAAGAATAGAGGCCACTTCGGTAGCATCAGAGACAATGATgctgtggatgaggatatTGATCTGGCAGAATGTTAGATGTAGGTGTTTCGTAGTAATCGAATTATCATGGTAAGTTGTTCTCTTCATTATTATCTAAATGGCTAATCGTGGACCTAACAACAGACCGTTATAGTTTTCAATGTCATTACCCTTAGTATGGGTATCTGTACTGAAACTGATTATCGCCAGTCCTTTTGGATTCTTCAAAGACGTACCCATGGTGATTGCTGTATGATGGCCGGTGGATGATTGAGAATCGATCACATCTTGTGACTGACCAGAATAATGTTGTTTGTCAATTCACTGGTGCGTTTTTGCTGTCCGTCTCCATTTTAAGCTTGGGATAGTAAGATATGCCTTAACTTTACATAGAAAGAAGTTAAATTGGCTTTAGGTCTTGTTCCCTCCGGTTTGCCTATCACAAGGATTCTGTCAAAATTTCCTAGCGTTTGTAGTTCGCATATGACAAAGGTTTACGAACTAAGGACCTCGGCACTCCACACACACGAACTTCGATCCATCAAAAAAGTGCAGTTCTGTTAGGATCTTCAATCAGCCTACTTCCCTACAGCTTTCGATACTTCATTATGTTGAATCTAAATCTCGAAATCGAAGCAAGATATGAAGACGGAGTTGACAGCATCGCATTGCATGGCCGGATTGAGAACATTTCCGTTGACATTGGCTCAACTTGCCTCTATTCTTGGTTTGGGAGAAGTCGTTCAAACAGCAGGAACGATAAGTGAATGTATAAATAGAGAGGAATACAACTGAAGGTGTGTATGAGTTCCCTTTGCTGGTATACCAGTCGGATAGAATGCATGAACTTGTATACGTATGTAAAATGAATTTGTGACATGCGACGTGAGCTCTTGTTTTGTTCCGCTAGTAATTTTTTGTCTTACTCAACCATTTTGTGAATAACGGTGGttagaagagagagatatCATAGCAATGGTAGAAAAGCTGCTTGATTATGGTGGTAAGCTGAGAACATAAAAAATGGGGGTTGTATACGCACTTGTTGGCAGCTTTCCGAAGATCCTCTCACGCACTACCACCTTTCTTCAACCTTACCAAATACTCGTATATATCGTGGACTTCCCGAAACCGTGACCATGGCCCAGCTCGGCTCATGAAGTGTTCCGTACACATTGAGATGACATATTTCAGCATCGCCTATAACTCATCCCTGTCACTGTAAGCACGCCGCCCTAAACACAGATACTCATACCACTGCGACCAGGGAGTGAGGGACGGACGGAGACCCCATAAATTATACgaccatcctcatcaatTAGCTCGGAAATACAGTCCTTATGTTTGGGAGCCGAGTCGATAGCTGGGACTAGATATGATCGAGCGGTGAAGATGAGCGGACATGAAAAGGTAGACGAAAAGGCGAGTTTATGTCGGGAGGAGCGGTTGTGCCTGCTGTTCAGGCTGGATATGTGATGAAGTCGATACGTATCTGGTTTGTCTATAACTGAGTTCGCGACGGAAAATAACAGTACGAGTACAGTACTGTACAAGACGTCATGAGCTAAATTTGTTCATCCTGTAAGGTAATTATTACGGTTGACTTCGACTTTCAAATAAGGTCAAAACATCTTCAGCTTACCCACAAAAATAGAATCCTTTCACTAAGCAAGATTCATGCACGCATCTATCGTCCAGACCAGAAGCTGTTGACTGCACTGGGTCGCCGCCTCATTTTCTGCCGAACGTTGAGTCCCCAGCACTCCCTTCATCAGACACCGTGAACTTCTTTATCAACTTCAAAGGATAATAGAACCTTCCATTCTCACACTCTTTTGTTAACCCTCCAATCTTCCCCACCTCGTCGCCCAACAACACAGTTACCTCTCCCCCCAACTTGCGTCGCCTATCCGCATCCAAAATGTCCATGATAATTTCCACACTCGACCCATGCTTCCGCAATTTTAATTCGTACTCTTTTCCTGTTTGCTGCACCATGCTTTCAAATGCAAACTGATTCTCAGAAGCGAGGGCCGAGcatccatcttcgtcaCATAGTTCACAACCTTCTTTGAGACTTTATCTCGCTTAACGAGGAAAGGCGGGAGGGTGGAGGCAGCGCCAAATCCTTTGATATCGTTGTGAAAAATGCCATGGGTGTCGGTAAAATTTGTGTAATAGCCAATGAGCTCTTTAGCGGCTGAGCGGATGTTTTGTGTCTGATTCATAGGTAGACTGCTGGCCGGCGCAGTGGTGAGAGTGTTGATGGCGTTATGGAAACGGTCGCGGGGTGGGTTAAGGGAAACGTCGAATGTCAAGTCCTGGGCAAAGCGGAGAAAGCACGTTTCGCTGATTGCTTCGGAAGGCAAAGTCGCATCCGGGATTTCTGAGATGTCTGGATTGAACATTCTGAACGTTTCAGACTAAAATTATTCTTGAAGGGTGTTAGTCTTTATACACTTCTAGACCGAGATTGAGACCTTTTTCTAAAAAGTCAAAAGAAGACAACCTTCGTTCGCTAACTGACCGAACGATTCGGAGCTTCCTTGATACCACAGCACTCGAAGACATGCTAAATTGATGCATTCCAATCTCATGCAAAATGGTAAATCCCAAAAACGCCTATTATTTGGTTAGCGCTCATCCCATCGTGAACAGCATCAAAACCTACGTCGCGTCTAAACACCAACACGCTCAACGTCTCCCAATCCTTCCAACTCTCGCATAGCACCCTCCCAAATCTGGTCCcttatttcttctctccttctaAGCTTCGCCTTCATGGGGTAACCATATCTTACTTCCTTGGGAACCTTACCATACACAGGCGCACCCTCAGGTACACCCCTCTTTTCCCTGAATACAGAGTTGATAaactcgtcctcctcctctgacCACTCAGCACGGAAAAGCGAAAGACCGCTAAGAGAGTGAGAGGTAAGCCCTTGGGAAGACAGGAAATCTCGGAGCTTGAAGCCTTCGCGAGAGATGGTAGTaacggaagaaggagagggttGACGGAAGACGAGGACAACATATCGGTGGTAAGGTGTGCCCTGCTCAGGCGCAGGTGGTTCCCAAGCAAGGAGCTCCTTGCCGAAAGACTTGTCTGTAAGGTTGACAGTCCCATCCACAACAGAGATAGGGATGTCGGTCTTCATGTACAAGACACGCTCTTGGAAAGAGTGAGTCTCGTGGTGAGGCGCATCGGGGTCAATGACAAGGAGAGTATGGAGAGCGGCAGGGTTAGGGTTGGTGAGtgtgggaagggaagggtgGTGGAAAATTTGGTGGGTAATTTTTGGTGGTTGAGCAAAGGATGATGGTCGTTGGAAAGCCCCAGGAGTAacaggagaggagagggtAATGGTAAGCGGCGCAGTTGGGGGTATCTCGGGTAGCAAGTCGGGAACAACATTCATTTGCAATGCGCGCTGCATCAACAAATCcaatcctccttccttcctccagttttcctctccaagccATCGCATAATTCGCTTGTCCATCTGACCTTCCCCACCAGTCTCCTTGAACATTCGTCTCACAGCAGGGTCATTCGCGTACGCCTCAATTTCGAGCTTCGCAAGTTGTTGGAGCTCTTCATGAGAAGGAGTCTCAGGTAGGTTAGACTTGAAAGCATTGAGTTTGGAGAGAGTTCGGGACTGGTAGTCGGCGAGGTAGCTGATGGCAGCATCGTAGGCAGGAGAGACACCTTGAGGAAGGGCAGGTTCCCAAGGAGTGACTGGTGCATTTCGAGTGATTGAAGTTGCTGAGAATGCGCGCTGTTGGCGAGCTGCTCTGGCGGCGAGTCTACAAGCCATTCTTGAAGACATTTTGTGTGGTTTGTTGGGGCGAGAGGTATAGAGGTTTGTAGGACTtcagaaaagaaagagaagagtgcGCCCAGGTGGAAAACGCCGCCGACTTCTGCTTTTACCGAGTGTGGCACCGAACTCGTCCCCTCCTGCTGTGTTTACGTATTTATTGTTTTtgcattcttctttccttcctctgtcCGTCTAATAATACAACATTCACAGCGTAGTTTCATAAGCACCAACACAATGTGCGACTAATGATAATGCAACTTTGGAAGCGAGACCAAACTGTCGCCTAACTCCTCACCGACATCCTTCAAAACCGACTCTAGAATCTCAAGTCGTGTCCTCTGAGGCCCTAGCAAGACGTCGATATATTCCTCAATCGCATCAATCCACATAGGACTTAGTCCGGGCTCTTCCCCTTGCCCGACAATATTTCTGTAATCTCTTCTGGTTCTTCcttggagaaagagaaaccGAGTAGCGATATGCTCCCCTATCAACTCTCGCGCAAGGTCTGTAATGATTTCTTTCATCAATCTGATTTCTTGTTCGCATGAGGGCCATTTGTTTGTAAGAGCGAACTCTACACGCTTTTTGGCGTACTCGATTTCGGCCAGTCGGCGAAGTTTCCGCTCCATGTACACCGCCGTTCGCTTTATGTCCTCCCGTCGACTTTTGGCCCAGTGCGGAGTGATAGTGCACGATATATCGAAGTGCAACTCGCCGGAGCCACAGGGGCGATACCATGGTCGCTTATGATAGACGTGTGTGACCAAAGCGCCGTAAAAGAGGCGGCTGCTGACTTGGTACCTCCTCCAATTTGCACAGTAGATGCCTTCTGGTGAGATTATCAACTGGCTGTTCCATGAGGACAGGGTTTATGACAATCACTTACCTGAAGTTCGTTTACGATCAAGATCTTTATCTAAGCCCCTAATCATCTGCTTGAACTGCGCCATCCAGGCGGTAGGTGTGCCCGGAGATCCCGAATAGAAATCTGCAACCGGGGATGTCACCCCTGTTGCCGAGTCGGAAAGAATGATTGGTACGTTCCATGCACGACTGTTACGATCAATTGCCATTGTATACACTGATGGACCCTCCGTGAGTAAAAGCCGAGTAAAAAGTCTGGAAGCGCCGTTGGGTAGGTAAGAGCTAGACTGTAGTGTCTTGAGTGTTGGGATTTGATGATCAGACTATTTGAGACTGGTAGGTTGTGGACTTATTTCGAATTGCTGAGGAGAGATTTTTCTATGATGGTGCGATCTGAATGACAAGAAGGATAAAGAATGAGAGGCAAAGCCATGCATCCTCCTTGGATTTATAGATATATCaaaagacggaagaaggaaacaTACGGATGTACACTGGCCAACACGACTGATAAGCTACCGGCTGCATCAAGACGTGCAACATGCGTCCTTCTGATCTTTTTTTGGACGCCCTGATGAGACTACAAGCTAGCAATAGCAATGACTGAGAATACAGTCGTTCCGGATttttcagcttcttctccactttcGTATCCGTTGATCGGTATCAAGACGCATCATAAGGATTGATTCAAAAGTCGtcggaaagaaggagaaaagggagcCGAGACCGATGACAGAAAATGAAGGGCACAAAACAACCACGTTTCCAGGTCCGTCCCCACGCAGCGTTGGCGTTGATCTACCAAGCAAGCTTCCGGTGCGTGGTGCGAGCTTTTTTTGTTTCCGTCCGGATATAACTTTACTCCTTGAAATCACTGCCGCAGTGGTAATGAGCATCCCTTGTGAAATTTTAACAGCTTTTGAGAGGTCTATAGCCTCGAAACATTTTGAAGACAGCATATTGAGCAGATATGTGCTGACAGGAACTTCTAGAATTGTGTTCCTTGGACAGACATTTTCACAAATAGTTTTGTGCATTCCGATTCAACAACAATTGGGCTTCGGTGGCATAGCCGTTTCGTTGGTGCAGTGGTAGCATGCCCTCTTAGGGTTGGATTGCGTAAAGTTTTCCGGCTTTGGGGGTGGTCCTCGGTTCAATCCCGGGACGAGACCCAATatctttttttgttttgtttttttcaGTTAAAATCCagactgctgctgcatcGCGTGTGCCTTGCCACCGGATATTGCATACGGCGTAACCATTGGGATTTTTTTCCCAATTTATCTAGACCTTCGGTCTCAACAAGGAAGGACTTCAAACTAAGGAGTACTGGCTATGAGTCCATGATCACTGCTGGCGAAATGGTCACAGGTATCCCTAACAGCTCTGGTACTACGGATCAGTCATACTGTAATATAATAGTCCCTTTTGtcccaaaaaaagaaacaaggCACCCAATAGTGACGCAAGGCTATTTATAAGAGTACAAAATAGCAAGTAATCTCTTAGTAGTAGGTCACTTAACCCTCGCCCTTCGCAATACAATCAGACCTACAGCAGATCAACAAGACATATTTCCCCACCTCGTTCATTACTTTGTCCAAGGCTTCTCGTATTCTCACTTCCTCCAATCGGACCAATGACTCTGTAGTCCGCActgttcatcttctcttctatTGTCTCCCTTGATTAATGCCCGTATGACCGAAGTTGTCAGAGGGCTGGTGCCTGAAGTTCGGGACGGACATATGGAGCTTTGTTAGTGTGTGAAGAACAGGGGTAAGTGCTGGTTGTGTCTACATACACCTCGCTGTCGACTGGACCTCCATGCACATTACTCCCGCGCGTGAACTATAGCATCGGATCGATTCGACTTACCCCCAAAATAACATAGATAATCATGGAAAACGTTTTCAAATCAACAATGGGCTTCGGTGGCATAGCCGTTTCGTTGGTGCAGTGGTAGCATGCCCTCTTAGGGTTGGATTGCGTAAAGTTTTCCGGCTTTGGGGGTGGTCCTCGGTTCAATCCCGGGACGAGACCCAATATCTTTTTTCAtcttgtttttgttttttggCGTTTGAAATTTGGATCTTGTATTTACTGAGGAATGAGGTGCAATTGACATTTATTACTTCGGTCATCTGCACCAAGCAAGGAGGGAATAATGATTATCAGAGTTGAGATAGACGAGGACAGTGTATCTGGACCATAAGGGGTCGTCGGGTGGTGACGAACTGTGCACTATGTGATAGACGACTTATCAGTTGACGATGAAAGAAACACGGTAACATGTGCTTCCTCGTGAAGGCACTTTCCAGTTTCGGGATGCAATCCAGCAGCAGGCCAAGCGCCATCAATATGCGGCTAATTAAAGAGGTCATCAAAATGTGCAAACATATAAACATCAAATAGTGTCGTGCATGAAGTCATAATCATTAATGTATCGTCAAATCGTCATAGGACGCCTCCCATTTTCACTGTCattccccatccccactcTCGCCCACACTCTCACTGACTTACGTTATTCAAGATGTCCAAAAATTCCAGGCAAGTTTTTTACCTTGCATTGCTGCGAAAGCCTTAGCCCGTGGTCGAAATTCCCGTTCCAGCTGACCTGCCCGCCTgaatcttctccacctgTTTCCCGTATTCTTCCAGTTTGCTTTTAAACTCTTCGcattccttctccaacactTTTTTTACACTCTTCGCCCTCTCCTTATCCCTTCCAGTCATTTGGACACTTCCTGTCTCGGTTGACCCGATCGTGGCacttcccattcttcccccacccaaacccaactCATCCCGCCCCCTCTCCCACTCCTCTACTCCCCTcctcgcttcttcctctctgacttctctctccctaAAT from Cryptococcus neoformans var. neoformans B-3501A chromosome 7, whole genome shotgun sequence encodes:
- a CDS encoding hypothetical protein (HMMPfam hit to PBP, Phosphatidylethanolamine-binding protein, score: 36.8, E(): 3.7e-08), whose translation is MSSRMACRLAARAARQQRAFSATSITRNAPVTPWEPALPQGVSPAYDAAISYLADYQSRTLSKLNAFKSNLPETPSHEELQQLAKLEIEAYANDPAVRRMFKETGGEGQMDKRIMRWLGEENWRKEGGLDLLMQRALQMNVVPDLLPEIPPTAPLTITLSSPVTPGAFQRPSSFAQPPKITHQIFHHPSLPTLTNPNPAALHTLLVIDPDAPHHETHSFQERVLYMKTDIPISVVDGTVNLTDKSFGKELLAWEPPAPEQGTPYHRYVVLVFRQPSPSSVTTISREGFKLRDFLSSQGLTSHSLSGLSLFRAEWSEEEDEFINSVFREKRGVPEGAPVYGKVPKEVRYGYPMKAKLRRREEIRDQIWEGAMRELEGLGDVERVGV